Proteins found in one Megalobrama amblycephala isolate DHTTF-2021 linkage group LG5, ASM1881202v1, whole genome shotgun sequence genomic segment:
- the iah1 gene encoding isoamyl acetate-hydrolyzing esterase 1 homolog has protein sequence MSTLKRVVWPQIILFGDSITQFAFQANGWGSEISNKLARKCDVVNRGLSGYNTRWAKIVLPRIVPISDAPIAAVTVFFGANDCALEDKNPAHHVPLQEFSENLKDIVRYLVSIGVSNDKIIFITPPPLQEAAWEKECLLKGSALNRSNSVAGQYAQACVQAAGQSGVDVLDLWTLMQKDGQDFSVYLSDGLHLSDKGNQFVEEHLWTLLERRVTDLPFILPYWGDVDPKCPESSLLCD, from the exons aTGTCGACACTGAAGAGAGTTGTATGGCCCCAAATCATTCTCTTCGGCGACTCAATAACACAG tttGCCTTTCAAGCGAACGGATGGGGATCTGAAATCTCTAATAAACTCGCGAG aaAATGCGACGTTGTAAACAGGGGCTTGTCGGGATACAACACAAGGTGGGCTAAGATTGTGCTTCCTCGCATTGTGCCCATTTCTGATGCTCCCATAGCGGCTGTGACTGTTTTCTTTGGCGCTAATGATTGTGCTTTGGAAG ACAAGAACCCCGCGCATCACGTGCCTCTCCAAGAGTTCTCAGAAAATCTGAAGGACATTGTCAGATATCTGGTGTCTATAGGAGTGTCCAATGACAAGATCATCTTCATCACACCACCACCACTTCAAGAAGCCGCCTGGGAGAAAGAGTGCTTGCTGAAAG GTTCAGCTTTGAATCGGTCGAACTCTGTGGCTGGTCAGTATGCGCAGGCCTGTGTCCAGGCTGCAGGACAGTCTGGTGTGGATGTTCTGGACCTCTGGACACTCATGCAAAAAGATGGACAG GATTTCTCAGTGTATCTTTCGGACGGACTGCATCTTTCTGATAAAGGCAACCAGTTTGTGGAAGAGCATTTATGGACACTTCTTGAGCGGCGAGTGACTGATTTGCCCTTCATTCTGCCTTACTGGGGGGATGTGGACCCAAAATGCCCTGAGAGCAGCCTACTGTGCGATTAA